The proteins below come from a single Lates calcarifer isolate ASB-BC8 linkage group LG11, TLL_Latcal_v3, whole genome shotgun sequence genomic window:
- the LOC108888595 gene encoding mpv17-like protein, which produces MRRAVLKEAAKRFPWLANVTLYGCLFAGGDLVHQLIAQKERIDWKHTRNVAIVAISFHGNFNYFWLRALERRFPGKSAGMVFRKLLLDQSFASPLATSVFYTGVSFLEGKEDIFEDWREKFFNTWKTGLMYWPFMQFLNFVLMPLYMRTAFMGCCAFLWATFLCFSRQNGDGTAAVALAFVMDPRKTLEEMREARLARKRQKAQREN; this is translated from the exons ATGAGGAGAGCTGTGTTGAAAGAAGCCGCCAAACGATTCCCCTGGCTGGCCAATGTGACTTTGTACGGGTGCTTATTCGCCGGCGGTGACCTGGTCCATCAGCTCATAGCTCAGAAGGAGCGCATAGACTGGAAACACACTCGCAACGTGGCCATCGTGGCTATCAGTTTCCACGGAAACTTTAATTACTTCTGGCTACGAGCCCTGGAGAGACGTTTCCCTGGAAAGTCAGCCGGGATGGTTTTCCGCAAACTCCTGCTGGACCAAAGCTTCGCGTCGCCTTTGGCCACCAGTGTCTTCTACACAG GAGTGAGCTTCTTGGAGGGCAAAGAGGATATCTTTGAGGACTGGAGGGAGAAGTTCTTCAACACCTGGAAG ACTGGACTCATGTACTGGCCGTTCATGCAG TTTCTGAACTTTGTCCTGATGCCGTTGTACATGCGAACGGCCTTCATGGGCTGCTGCGCCTTCCTCTGGGCCACCTTCCTGTGCTTCTCGCGGCAGAACGGCGATGGCACCGCCGCCGTGGCTCTGGCCTTCGTCATGGACCCACGTAAAACTCTGGAGGAGATGCGTGAGGCCCGGCTGGCCCGAAAAAGGCAAAAGGCCCAGAGGGAAAACtga